AACGGCCGACCGGCTTGCGGATGACCGCAGGCGCCGCCGGCAGGGTGGCGGCTTCGGCCTCGGCCTTGGACGAGAAGATCTGGCGGATCAGCACGAGCTTGGGCGCGACGCTGGCGTTGGTGCTGGCGAACTGTTGCGCCTTCACGTATTCCTGGGCCGCGAGGCGCGCATACACGTCGCCGAGGTTCTCGTGCGCGGTCGCGTAGTTCGGGTTGAGCCTGAGGGCGGTTTCGAGCGCGGCGCGTGCCTGGTCGAACTTGCTCTGCGAGGCATACAGCGCCGCGAGATTGTTGTAGGGCTCGGGCAGCTCGGGGAAGTCCTGCGTGAGCTGGGTGAAGGCGATGATGGCCTCGGGCTGCTTGTTCTGCTCGGTGAGGATCACGCCGCGCAGAAAGCGCATCTGCGGATCGCGCGGCTTGCCGGCGATGTAGGTGTCGGCCTTGGCGAGCGCTTCGGTGGCCTTGCCCTGACGAAGCAGAAGGTTCACTTCGTCGTATTCGTTGGCATGCGCAACCGAACCCCACAGGCTGAACAGGAGTGCGAAGGCGATGGAGAGTCTGGAGAACACGGCGTGCTGCATGAAGCCTCGGCAGGATTGGGGAATGCGGGCCTGGAGAACACCCGGGAGGGACGCGGCAGCAGGCTGCGGCGGCCGTTTATACTGCGTTGCATTGTAGCCGAGGGGCCATGTCCAACCCCTCGTGGCCACTGTCCCCGTCACCCCTGAAATACCCCGTCGTTCGCCCGTGCCGCACGTGCGCGAAGCGACGCTTTCCGAGTCTCATGAGTCTGCGCATCTACAACACGCTGTCGCGTGAATTGGAGGAATTCTCCCCATTGCAACCTGGCAAGGTGCGCATGTACGTTTGCGGCATGACGGTCTACGACTACTGCCACCTGGGCCATGCCCGCTCGATGATCGCCTTCGACGTGGTGCAGCGCTGGCTCAAGGCCAGCGGCCTGGACGTGACCTATGTGCGCAACATCACCGACATCGACGACAAGATCATTCGCCGCGCCGTGGAAAACGGCGAGAGCATCCGCGCGCTGACCGACCGCATGATCGATGCGCTGCACGAAGACGCCGATGCGCTGGGCATCGAGCGCCCCACGCACGAGCCGCGCGCCACCGACTACATCCCGCAGATGCTGTCGATGATCGGCACGCTCGAGAAGAAGGGCCTGGCCTATCGCGCCGAGAACGGCGACGTGAACTACGCGGTGCGCAAGTTCCCGGGCTACGGCAAGCTGAGCGGCAAGTCGATCGACGAACTGCATGCGGGCGAACGCGTGGCCGTGCTCGATGGCAAGGACGACCCGCTCGACCCGGTGCTCTGGAAGAGCGCGAAGGCGAGCGAACCCGAAGAGGTCAAGTGGGCCAGCGAGTTCGGCGCCGGCCGCCCGGGCTGGCACATCGAATGCTCGGCCATGGCCTGTGCGCTGCTCGGCGAAACGCTCGACATTCATGGCGGCGGCGAAGACCTGCAGTTTCCGCATCACGAGAACGAAATCGCGCAAAGCGAAGGCGCCAACGACAAGCCGCTGTCCAACTACTGGATGCACAACGGCTTCATCGTGACCGACAACGAGAAGATGTCCAAGAGCCTGGGCAACTTCTTCCTGATCCGCGATGTGCTCAAGAAGTACGACGCCGAGACCATCCGCTTCTTCGTGCTTCGCGCGCATTACCGCCGGCCGCTCAACTACAGCGACGTGCACCTCGATGACGCGCGCAATTCGCTCACTCGACTGTACACGGCGCTCGACCTGGTGGCCCCGGCCGAGGTGACAATCGACTGGACCGATCCGTACGCCGCGCGCTTCAAGGCCGCGATGGACGAAGACTTCGCCACGCCCGAAGCGGTGGCGGTGCTGTTCGACCTGGCGGGTGAGGTCAACCGCACGCGTTCGGCCACGCAGGCCGGGTTGCTGAAGGCGCTGGGTGGTTGCGTGCAGATATTGCAGAGCGATCCGAAGAGCTTCCTGCGTGCGGGCGCAACGCTCGACGACGCGGCCATCCAGGCGCAGATCGATGCGCGTGCCGCCGCCAAGGCCGCGAAGAATTTTGCCGAGGCCGACCGGCTTCGGCAGGCGTTGCTGGACCAAGGCATCGTGCTCAAGGATTCGCCTACCGGCACGACCTGGACCGTTGCGAAGTGAACGGAACCACCAACCCCATGCCCGCTTCCAAAAACCCGACCGTTCAGATCTACACGCCGGACTATTGGGAAGAGGCCTGCAAGCATCTGGCTAAAAAAGACCGCGTGATGAAGCGGCTGATTCCGAAGTTCGGCACCGCCTGTCTCGAATCGCGCGGCGATGCCTTCACCACGCTGGCGCGCAGCGTCGTTGGCCAGCAGATCTCGGTGAAGGCCGCGCAAACCGTCTGGGACAAGTTCGCCTTGCTGCCGCGCAAGCTGACGCCGGCCAACGTGCTCAAGCTCAAGGTCGACGACATGCGCGGGGCAGGGCTTTCGGCCCGCAAGATCGAATATCTGGTCGACCTGGCCCTTCACTTCGACTCGGGCGTGGTGCACGTCGATGCGTGGAAGGACATGTCGGACGAGCTCATCATCGAAGAGCTCGTGGCCATTCGCGGCATCGGCCGCTGGACGGCCGAGATGTTCCTCATCTTCCACCTGATGCGGCCGAACGTGCTGCCTGTGGACGACGTCGGGCTGCTCAACGGCATCAGCGTCAACTATTTTTCGGGCGACCCGGTGAGCCGCAGCGATGCCCGCGACGTCGCCGTGGCCTGGGCACCGTATTGCAGCGTGGCGACTTGGTATATTTGGCGGTCGCTGGACCCCGTGCCGGTCGCGTATTGAAATAAAACAGGAGAAGACGTTGGCGAAACGAACCTTCCTCGATTTCGAGCAGCCCATTGCGGAACTCGAAACAAAGATTGAAGAACTGCGCTATGTACAGACCGAATCGGCGGTCGACATTTCGGAAGAAATCGATCAGCTCGGCAAGAAAAGCCAGCAGCTCACCAAGGACATCTACAGCGACCTGACGCCCTGGCAGATCACCAAGATCGCCCGGCATCCAGAGCGCCCTTACACACTGGACTACGTTAACGAAATCTTCACCGATTTCGTCGAACTGCACGGCGACCGGCATTTCTCTGACGACCTGTCTATCGTGGGCGGCCTCGCGCGCTTCAATGGCGTGCCTTGCATGGTGCTCGGTCATCAGAAGGGCCGCGACACGAAGGAGCGCACCGCGCGCAACTTCGGCATGAGCAAGCCCGAGGGCTACCGCAAGGCGCTGCGCCTCATGAAGACGGCCGAGAAATTCAAGCTGCCTGTCTTCACCTTCGTGGACACGCCCGGCGCATACCCCGGCATCGATGCCGAAGAGCGCGGCCAGTCCGAAGCCATCGGCCGCAATATCTTCGAGATGGCGCAACTCGAGGTGCCGATCATCGTCACGATCATTGGCGAGGGCGGCTCCGGCGGTGCGCTGGCCATCTCGGTCGGCGACCAGCTCGTGATGCTGCAGTATTCGATCTACTCGGTGATCAGCCCCGAAGGCTGCGCTTCCATCCTCTGGAAGACCAGCGACAAGGCGCAGGAAGCGGCCGATGCGCTCGGCATCACGGCGCATCGCCTCAAGGCACTGGGCCTGGTCGACAAGATCGTGAACGAGCCGGTCGGCGGCGCGCACCGCGACCACCGGCAGATGGCGGCGTTCCTGAAACGCGCGCTCAACGACGCGTTCCGTCAGGTCAGCGACCTGAAGCCCAAGGAACTGCTGGACCGCCGCTACGAGCGCCTGCAGAGCTACGGCCGTTTCAACGACACCAAGGCCGATACCGGCCGCTGAGCACCCATGATCGAAGCCTTCGAACGCGCCATCGCCGCGTTCGAGCCGGCGCAATGGCCGCTGGCGGTGGGCTTCAGTGGCGGTGCGGATTCCACCGCCTTGCTGGCCGCATGTGCTGCGCGCTGGCCCGGGCAGGTGGTGGCCTTTCATGTGCATCACGGGCTGCAGGCTGCGGCCGACGATTTCGAGCGGCATTGCAAAGCGGCGTGCGAGCGGCTCGGCGTGCCCTTGGTTGTGCATCGCGTCGATGCACGGCATGCGCCGGGCGACAGCCCCGAAGATGCAGCGCGGCGTGCGCGTTATGAAGCCTTCGCCGTCATGGCCCGCGCCGACAGCGCGCAGCGGCCCGCCATTTCATCGATCGCCCTGGGGCACCACGCCGACGACCAGGTCGAGACGCTCCTGCTGGCCTTGTCGCGCGGTGCGGGGCTTCCGGGCCTGTCGGCCATGCCGGCGCGTGCCGAGCGCAACGGTCTGAGCCTCTACAGGCCGCTGCTGGCGGTGCCCGCCGCCGACATCCGTGCATGGCTTGCACAGCGCGATCTGCCCTGGATCGAAGACCCGAGCAACGGCGACGCCCGCTACACCCGTAACCGGATTCGCGCGGTGCTGCTGCCCGCGCTGGAACAGGCTTTCCCGCAGTTCCGCGCCACCTTCGCCCGCAGTACCGGCCATGTCGCACAGGCGCAGCAACTGCTGGCCGAGCTCGCGGCGCAGGACCTGGGAGCGGTGGGCGACCCGCCCGTCATCAAGGCGCTGCAGGCGCTGTCACGCGCCCGGCAGGCCAACGTGCTGCGCCACTGGCTGATGCAGTCGCACGGCTGCGCGCCCAGCGCCGCGCAGCTCGACCAGCTGCTCGACCAGGTCCGTGCCTGTACCACGCGCGGCCACCGCATCCACCTCAAAGTGGCCGGCGGTTTCGCCGAGCGGAGGGGGGACAGGCTGCATTGGTACAATGCCCCGCCCTCGCCGAAGACTTAGCTCCCACAGCTTGCAGGGCGCCGCCTAGACAGCGGCCCTTTCCTTTTCTCTGATTTCACCCATGGCATTGATCGTTCACAAATACGGCGGTACGTCGATGGGCTCGACCGAGCGCATCCGAAATGTCGCCAAGCGCGTCGCCAAGTGGGCGCGCGCCGGCCACCAGATGATCGTGGTTCCGAGCGCCATGAGCGGCGAGACCAATCGCCTGCTCGGCCTCGCCAAGGAACTGGCGCCGAGCAAACCGGGCGAGGCCCACAACCGCGAACTCGACATGCTGGCATCGACCGGCGAACAGGCTTCGTCCGCGC
This region of Variovorax sp. RKNM96 genomic DNA includes:
- a CDS encoding tetratricopeptide repeat protein — translated: MQHAVFSRLSIAFALLFSLWGSVAHANEYDEVNLLLRQGKATEALAKADTYIAGKPRDPQMRFLRGVILTEQNKQPEAIIAFTQLTQDFPELPEPYNNLAALYASQSKFDQARAALETALRLNPNYATAHENLGDVYARLAAQEYVKAQQFASTNASVAPKLVLIRQIFSSKAEAEAATLPAAPAVIRKPVGRSSK
- the cysS gene encoding cysteine--tRNA ligase translates to MSLRIYNTLSRELEEFSPLQPGKVRMYVCGMTVYDYCHLGHARSMIAFDVVQRWLKASGLDVTYVRNITDIDDKIIRRAVENGESIRALTDRMIDALHEDADALGIERPTHEPRATDYIPQMLSMIGTLEKKGLAYRAENGDVNYAVRKFPGYGKLSGKSIDELHAGERVAVLDGKDDPLDPVLWKSAKASEPEEVKWASEFGAGRPGWHIECSAMACALLGETLDIHGGGEDLQFPHHENEIAQSEGANDKPLSNYWMHNGFIVTDNEKMSKSLGNFFLIRDVLKKYDAETIRFFVLRAHYRRPLNYSDVHLDDARNSLTRLYTALDLVAPAEVTIDWTDPYAARFKAAMDEDFATPEAVAVLFDLAGEVNRTRSATQAGLLKALGGCVQILQSDPKSFLRAGATLDDAAIQAQIDARAAAKAAKNFAEADRLRQALLDQGIVLKDSPTGTTWTVAK
- a CDS encoding DNA-3-methyladenine glycosylase 2 family protein, which translates into the protein MPASKNPTVQIYTPDYWEEACKHLAKKDRVMKRLIPKFGTACLESRGDAFTTLARSVVGQQISVKAAQTVWDKFALLPRKLTPANVLKLKVDDMRGAGLSARKIEYLVDLALHFDSGVVHVDAWKDMSDELIIEELVAIRGIGRWTAEMFLIFHLMRPNVLPVDDVGLLNGISVNYFSGDPVSRSDARDVAVAWAPYCSVATWYIWRSLDPVPVAY
- the tilS gene encoding tRNA lysidine(34) synthetase TilS, producing the protein MIEAFERAIAAFEPAQWPLAVGFSGGADSTALLAACAARWPGQVVAFHVHHGLQAAADDFERHCKAACERLGVPLVVHRVDARHAPGDSPEDAARRARYEAFAVMARADSAQRPAISSIALGHHADDQVETLLLALSRGAGLPGLSAMPARAERNGLSLYRPLLAVPAADIRAWLAQRDLPWIEDPSNGDARYTRNRIRAVLLPALEQAFPQFRATFARSTGHVAQAQQLLAELAAQDLGAVGDPPVIKALQALSRARQANVLRHWLMQSHGCAPSAAQLDQLLDQVRACTTRGHRIHLKVAGGFAERRGDRLHWYNAPPSPKT
- a CDS encoding acetyl-CoA carboxylase carboxyltransferase subunit alpha, translating into MAKRTFLDFEQPIAELETKIEELRYVQTESAVDISEEIDQLGKKSQQLTKDIYSDLTPWQITKIARHPERPYTLDYVNEIFTDFVELHGDRHFSDDLSIVGGLARFNGVPCMVLGHQKGRDTKERTARNFGMSKPEGYRKALRLMKTAEKFKLPVFTFVDTPGAYPGIDAEERGQSEAIGRNIFEMAQLEVPIIVTIIGEGGSGGALAISVGDQLVMLQYSIYSVISPEGCASILWKTSDKAQEAADALGITAHRLKALGLVDKIVNEPVGGAHRDHRQMAAFLKRALNDAFRQVSDLKPKELLDRRYERLQSYGRFNDTKADTGR